The genomic DNA AAGTGATTCATCCAGGACGTCGCGCGGGACGGACGCGAAGCGGGAGAAGGAGGTTGTGGTCTGCACCGTGAGGCACGAGACGACCGCGCAGGCGTGAACCCCGGCCGCCGCCGCCGCGCGCGAATCCATCAACACTCCCGCGCCCCCGGTCGGATCGAACCCCCCGAACGCAAGGATCACCGGCGTACCGTTTCGTTTTCCCATGGCGGTCACGACCCCTTCTTTCTCCGGGCCTTCGGCGCCAGCCCGAGCTCCGCGATCTTCTTTCGCAGCGTGTTCCGGTGGATCCCCAGGATCGCCGCCGCGCGGATCTGGTTCCCCGCCGTCGCCTCGAGAACGACCTTCACGAGGGGGCGCTCCACCTGGCGGACGAACAGGTCGTGAAGGTGGTTCTCGGAGTCGAGCGCCGGTCCGAGCCGCCGGAGGAACTCCCGGATCCGCTCCTCGACCAGTTGCTCCATCGGCGCGGAAGAGGTCTCGGGCGCGCCTTCCGCCCTGGCCAGCTCGCGCACCACGTCGTCACGCCGCAGCAGTTTTCCCGGGGAGAGGACCGCCAGGCGCTGGACGAAGTTCTCGAGTTCCCGCACGTTCCCCTTCCATGGGCGGGCGGAGAGCTCCTCGACCGCCTCCTTCGAGAAGGAGCGCGGCGGGCGGGAGAGGACGGCGCAATATTTTTGCAGGAAGTGGTCCGCCAGAAGCGGGATGTCTTCCTTCCGTTCCGAAAGGGAAGGCACGCGCAGGGGAAAGACGTTCAGCCGGTCGAAGAGGTCCTCCCGGAACCTCCCGTCCGCCACCATTTTCCGCAGATCGCGGTTGGTCGCCGCGATGATCCCCCCGCGGAACGCCCGTGCCTGGTTGGAGCCCACAGGGGTGTATTCCCGCTCCTGCAGGACCCGCAGCAGCTTGGCCTGCAGATCGAGGGGCGTGTCGCCGATCTCGTCGAGGAAGAGGGTGCCGTCCGTCGCGGCGGCCAGCTTCCC from Deltaproteobacteria bacterium includes the following:
- a CDS encoding sigma-54 dependent transcriptional regulator, whose product is MKRILIADDDESIRWVLRKTVTGMGFAVDLAEDGEQALALLGKNTYAAAFVDIRMPGMEGIEVLERVEARKSPTRFFIMTAVRRPDVAARSTRAGAAEFITKPFDLSRIEELLRNVASEASSRERPYQPGAQEDWRSARIVGKSRVLLELFQSVGKVAGSDASVLLLGQRGVGKELIARSIHELGGRTGPFVAVNIPAIPRDLQEAELFGHEKGAFTGAESARQGKLAAATDGTLFLDEIGDTPLDLQAKLLRVLQEREYTPVGSNQARAFRGGIIAATNRDLRKMVADGRFREDLFDRLNVFPLRVPSLSERKEDIPLLADHFLQKYCAVLSRPPRSFSKEAVEELSARPWKGNVRELENFVQRLAVLSPGKLLRRDDVVRELARAEGAPETSSAPMEQLVEERIREFLRRLGPALDSENHLHDLFVRQVERPLVKVVLEATAGNQIRAAAILGIHRNTLRKKIAELGLAPKARRKKGS